One window of Nicotiana tomentosiformis chromosome 11, ASM39032v3, whole genome shotgun sequence genomic DNA carries:
- the LOC138901947 gene encoding uncharacterized protein, producing MVNARKIDRYKRILGYQSCFSNCANKIWIFWSSDYVIEILEDREQHVLLRISNSVGTQPFYISAVYAKCDETLRCRLWEEFRDVASWVNGPWGVVGDFNVVSCEEEKKGGRPFRVEDNLDFLACLSHCRLQDAGYCGSQFTWSDNRDPPNTIWERQDFGDIYEEPKRLEALIRSLEEAMISDLSPECRMNLSKARAEFTRFLKLQDSILRQKARVKWLIEGDDNTSFFHVIIKDRRKKLNIQRIRDDNDNLMEGTKDVAGVAVRFFQQLFGAEITIEDLTVLDVVKRTVTEEDNAFLTEIPTI from the exons ATGGTGAATGCCAGGAAGATTGACAGATATAAAAGGATACTGGGATATCAATCTTGTTTTTCAAATTGTGCCAACAAGATTTGGATATTTTGGTCCTCTGACTATGTGATAGAGATTCTGGAGGATAGAGAACAACACGTTCTCTTGCGGATATCTAACTCTGTAGGTACTCAACCCTTTTACATTTCTGCTGTCTATGCAAAGTGTGATGAGACTTTGAGATGTCGCTTATGGGAAGAGTTTAGAGATGTAGCCAGTTGGGTTAATGGTCCATGGGGTGTGGTGGGTGACTTTAATGTTGTTTCATGTGAGGAGGAGAAGAAAGGAGGAAGACCTTTCAGAGTTGAAGACAATTTGGATTTTCTGGCTTGTTTGTCTCACTGTAGACTTCAGGATGCTGGATATTGTGGCTCTCAGTTCACCTGGAGTGACAACAGGGATCCCCCTAATACTATTTGGGAGAG ACAAGATTTTGGTGATATATATGAAGAACCAAAGAGGCTTGAAGCTCTTATAAGAAGTTTGGAGGAGGCAATGATCTCTGATCTATCTCCTGAATGCAGAATGAACTTATCTAAAGCAAGAGCAGAATTTACCAGATTTTTGAAGCTGCAAGACTCAATTCTAAGGCAGAAGGCAAGAGTTAAATGGTTGATAGAGGGTGATGATAACACATCTTTCTTTCATGTTATAATCAAGGatagaaggaagaaattaaacaTCCAAAGGATCAGAGATGATAATGACAATCTTATGGAAGGTACGAAAGACGTGGCAGGGGTAGCAGTCAGATTCTTTCAACAACTATTTGGTGCTGAAATAACCATTGAAGATCTTACCGTGCTGGATGTGGTGAAGAGAACTGTTACTGAAGAGGATAATGCTTTCCTCACTGAAATACCAACCATATAG
- the LOC104119625 gene encoding uncharacterized oxidoreductase At1g06690, chloroplastic isoform X1 encodes MWQTSGGWGKIERDSAVDAMLQYADAGLNTFDLADIYGPAEDLYGIFINRVRRERPPELLETVRGLTKWVPPPVKMTRSFVVQNIDVSRKRMDVASLDMLQFHWWDYSNSGYLDALKHLTDLKEEGKIKTIALTNFDTERLRIILENGIPVVSNQVQHSLVDMRPQQKMAELCQLTGVKLITYGTVMGGLLSEKFLDTNLSIPFAAPPLNTPSLQKYKRMVDAWGGWSLFQELLRTLKTVANKHGVSIPTVAVKYILDQPTVAGSMVGVRLGLSEHIKDVNAVFSLVLDEEDISSILQVTNKGKDLQKVIGDCGDEYRRA; translated from the exons ATGTGGCAGACTAGTGGCGGATGGGGAAAAATCGAACGAGATAGTGCAGTTGATGCTATGCTTCAATATGCTGATGCTGGACTTAACACTTTTGACTTGGCTGATATAT ATGGACCTGCCGAAGATCTTTATGGCATCTTCATTAATAGAGTACGCAGAGAACGCCCACCGGAACTTCTAGAAACTGTGAGAGG GCTTACCAAATGGGTACCACCACCGGTCAAGATGACCCGCAGTTTTGTTGTTCAGAACATTGATGTTTCAAGGAAAAGGATGGATGTTGCATCCTTGGACATGCTTCAATTTCATTG GTGGGACTACTCTAATTCTGGTTACCTAGACGCACTAAAGCATCTTACAGATCTCAAAGAAGAAG GCAAGATTAAGACCATTGCTTTGACTAATTTTGACACTGAGAGATTAAGGATAATTCTGGAAAATGGGATCCCGGTGGTTAGCAATCAG GTACAACATTCACTTGTTGACATGCGTCCTCAACAGAAAATGGCAGAGCTTTGTCAGCTTACAGGAGTCAAACTTATAAC GTATGGAACAGTAATGGGAGGGTTATTATCTGAAAAGTTTCTTGATACCAACTTATCGATACCTTTCGCTGCCCCTCCATTGAACACTCCTTCACTACAGAAGTACAAAAGG ATGGTTGATGCTTGGGGAGGATGGAGTCTCTTTCAAGAGTTGCTCAGGACACTGAAAACTGTGGCCAATAAGCACGGGGTCTCCATTCCAACAGTTGCCGTGAAATACATACTAGATCAG CCAACTGTGGCAGGATCGATGGTAGGTGTTAGGCTTGGTCTGTCGGAACACATTAAAGATGTCAATGCTGTGTTTTCTTTGGTTCTTGATGAAGAAGACATTAGCAGCATCCTACAAGTCACAAACAAAGGTAAAGATCTTCAAAAAGTTATTGGCGATTGCGGGGATGAATACAGGCGTGCTTAG
- the LOC104119625 gene encoding uncharacterized oxidoreductase At1g06690, chloroplastic isoform X2, translating to MGSTAISTQQAFSNLQKITPLSYSSSSRSIRTRSGNGQCFWSRRRRAAPPRCCATTAAEVAAKENRQAVLKNGDDTLEICRVLNGMWQTSGGWGRIDRNDAVEAMLKYADAGLSTFDMADHYGPAEDLYGIFINRVRRERPPELLETVRGLTKWVPPPVKMTRSFVVQNIDVSRKRMDVASLDMLQFHWWDYSNSGYLDALKHLTDLKEEGKIKTIALTNFDTERLRIILENGIPVVSNQVQHSLVDMRPQQKMAELCQLTGVKLITYGTVMGGLLSEKFLDTNLSIPFAAPPLNTPSLQKYKRMVDAWGGWSLFQELLRTLKTVANKHGVSIPTVAVKYILDQPTVAGSMVGVRLGLSEHIKDVNAVFSLVLDEEDISSILQVTNKGKDLQKVIGDCGDEYRRA from the exons ATGGGTTCGACCGCCATTTCAACACAACAAGCATTCAGCAACCTTCAAAAAATAACCCCTTTAAGCTACTCTAGCAGTAGTAGAAGTATAAGGACAAGGAGTGGTAATGGACAGTGTTTTTGGAGCAGGAGAAGAAGGGCGGCGCCACCAAGGTGCTGCGCGACGACGGCGGCGGAGGTGGCGGCGAAAGAGAACCGGCAAGCAGTGTTAAAGAACGGTGACGATACGTTGGAAATATGCAGAGTGCTGAATGGGATGTGGCAAACGAGTGGTGGGTGGGGAAGAATTGATCGAAACGACGCCGTTGAGGCTATGCTTAAATATGCTGACGCTGGTCTTTCTACTTTCGACATGGCTGACCACT ATGGACCTGCCGAAGATCTTTATGGCATCTTCATTAATAGAGTACGCAGAGAACGCCCACCGGAACTTCTAGAAACTGTGAGAGG GCTTACCAAATGGGTACCACCACCGGTCAAGATGACCCGCAGTTTTGTTGTTCAGAACATTGATGTTTCAAGGAAAAGGATGGATGTTGCATCCTTGGACATGCTTCAATTTCATTG GTGGGACTACTCTAATTCTGGTTACCTAGACGCACTAAAGCATCTTACAGATCTCAAAGAAGAAG GCAAGATTAAGACCATTGCTTTGACTAATTTTGACACTGAGAGATTAAGGATAATTCTGGAAAATGGGATCCCGGTGGTTAGCAATCAG GTACAACATTCACTTGTTGACATGCGTCCTCAACAGAAAATGGCAGAGCTTTGTCAGCTTACAGGAGTCAAACTTATAAC GTATGGAACAGTAATGGGAGGGTTATTATCTGAAAAGTTTCTTGATACCAACTTATCGATACCTTTCGCTGCCCCTCCATTGAACACTCCTTCACTACAGAAGTACAAAAGG ATGGTTGATGCTTGGGGAGGATGGAGTCTCTTTCAAGAGTTGCTCAGGACACTGAAAACTGTGGCCAATAAGCACGGGGTCTCCATTCCAACAGTTGCCGTGAAATACATACTAGATCAG CCAACTGTGGCAGGATCGATGGTAGGTGTTAGGCTTGGTCTGTCGGAACACATTAAAGATGTCAATGCTGTGTTTTCTTTGGTTCTTGATGAAGAAGACATTAGCAGCATCCTACAAGTCACAAACAAAGGTAAAGATCTTCAAAAAGTTATTGGCGATTGCGGGGATGAATACAGGCGTGCTTAG